The proteins below come from a single Iocasia fonsfrigidae genomic window:
- a CDS encoding extracellular solute-binding protein, protein MRERNVISIIIIIMTLIFVSACSHQTSLEQKTADSDIITINNKLFKGTNFENLEIPSNYNMKKFKGITLNFIVENNINANILSHESETFSRLTGINIKIRAMDYDTLIQKVNLDLLSQAGEYQIIYVDPYQTLNRFYTHLEILNPYINNFDTPNIKGFPEDFFSTQILVDSYFKDKENIYTIPFDSTTMILYYRKDIFNKYKDDFFEDKGYNWRPDSEDFTWEKYSEVARWIDNNIPDEEVKYGSGQMAQKHNSIFCEFSNILSAYGGDYFSDENINTLGLDNFSVINTLDSDFIQALDIYKEVVKASSPESINWNWTDTANAFRNGEIAMMVNWDENSTYIENEQSKVRGKVGYAILPSGDERSANIYGGSGIGINKYISKKEKEAAWLYIIWATSKNMQLKILKHPEGGSMPIRKSAYKGDNEIREYLNEPNAEEKKNISYKHIKAVLKAWEKENIYLRPKLKNFYQVEKILVSNLHEMVEKDIDSKIISGKIFKELNEIK, encoded by the coding sequence GTGAGGGAACGGAATGTAATTTCTATTATAATTATAATAATGACATTAATATTTGTATCAGCTTGTTCTCATCAGACTTCTCTTGAACAGAAAACTGCTGATTCTGATATAATTACAATAAACAACAAATTATTTAAAGGTACTAATTTTGAAAATTTAGAAATTCCAAGCAATTATAATATGAAAAAATTCAAAGGGATTACACTTAATTTTATTGTTGAAAACAATATTAATGCTAATATTTTATCTCATGAAAGTGAAACCTTTTCCAGATTAACAGGGATAAATATCAAGATAAGAGCTATGGATTATGATACGTTAATTCAAAAAGTTAATTTAGATCTTTTATCTCAAGCAGGTGAATATCAAATAATTTATGTTGATCCTTATCAGACTTTAAACAGGTTTTATACACATCTTGAAATTCTTAATCCTTATATTAATAATTTTGATACACCAAATATAAAGGGTTTTCCTGAAGATTTTTTTAGCACTCAGATTTTAGTAGATTCATATTTTAAGGACAAAGAAAATATTTATACAATTCCTTTTGATAGTACAACAATGATTTTATATTATAGAAAAGATATTTTTAATAAATATAAAGATGATTTTTTTGAAGATAAGGGCTATAATTGGAGGCCTGATAGTGAAGACTTTACCTGGGAGAAATATAGTGAAGTAGCAAGATGGATAGATAATAATATCCCTGATGAAGAAGTAAAATATGGAAGTGGCCAAATGGCCCAAAAACATAACTCCATTTTTTGCGAATTTTCTAATATACTCTCTGCTTATGGTGGAGATTACTTTAGTGACGAAAATATTAATACACTTGGTCTGGATAATTTCAGTGTAATTAATACTTTAGATAGTGATTTTATTCAAGCACTTGATATTTATAAAGAGGTAGTAAAAGCTTCCTCTCCAGAGAGTATTAACTGGAATTGGACCGATACAGCTAATGCTTTTAGAAATGGTGAAATAGCTATGATGGTAAATTGGGATGAAAATAGCACATATATAGAAAATGAGCAATCAAAGGTTAGAGGCAAAGTTGGATATGCTATTTTACCTTCTGGTGATGAAAGAAGTGCAAATATTTATGGTGGTTCGGGTATTGGAATAAATAAATATATTAGTAAAAAGGAAAAGGAGGCTGCCTGGCTTTATATTATATGGGCCACCTCTAAAAATATGCAGCTTAAGATTTTAAAACATCCTGAAGGTGGTAGTATGCCAATAAGAAAATCTGCTTATAAAGGTGATAATGAAATTCGAGAATATCTAAATGAGCCAAATGCAGAAGAGAAAAAAAATATTTCTTATAAACATATTAAAGCAGTGTTAAAGGCCTGGGAAAAAGAGAATATTTATTTGAGGCCTAAACTTAAGAATTTTTACCAGGTCGAGAAGATCCTTGTTAGTAATTTACATGAAATGGTAGAGAAAGATATAGATAGTAAAATAATAAGTGGAAAGATATTTAAGGAATTGAATGAAATAAAGTAA
- a CDS encoding sensor histidine kinase: protein MKQIKFFNSLRVKLGIITIFLIGVPIIIIAIIYSHNVKDVIIHKYTETAIESVYETAEKINFVFKDIQKFSTVIISNEELLKMVKDSSGLNENDYNSKLRSFITTRADIESIRLILGEKTYLIGANRNNFSREITYNLLESFGEPVWISTQNVEVEILAGKFEKYYFTLARKIIDFNTLKNYGFLLIDLDEMILEQAYSNIREENNGEIFICDKEGKIISHADKNRIGSFISDKPYAAQVAENNSGYVEYKNKTDKLAIYSTIENSGWKIIKTISTDYLYKEINHIQNYIIYVGIFYGFLIILFMIIFSFRYTKPMFRMMGVIEKVEKGDLTVRMDVNCNDEIGQLGDSLNNMIDEMQNLINKLIKEEREKKEVELEALHAQINPHFLHNTLNTIKWMAKINGNESVSKAITALVKLLRISTNLGKDMITLEEEIEYVKNYLFIHRLRFNESIIVNFNMEEDCLDQMVPKFILQPVVENSIIYGMENDQVELSIIIKIFKNNDKIIIEIIDNGPGIDNETLKKILTTESDRNKFTKVGLNNIDRRLKLYFGKEYGVKIKSKLGQGTKVILILPIK, encoded by the coding sequence GTGAAACAAATTAAATTTTTCAATTCTTTGCGGGTTAAACTAGGAATTATAACAATTTTTTTGATAGGTGTTCCTATTATAATTATAGCTATTATTTATTCTCATAATGTAAAAGATGTAATAATTCATAAATATACAGAAACTGCTATTGAGTCTGTTTATGAAACGGCTGAAAAAATAAATTTTGTTTTTAAAGATATTCAAAAATTTTCTACTGTAATTATATCAAATGAAGAACTCCTCAAAATGGTAAAGGATTCTAGTGGATTAAATGAAAATGATTATAACTCTAAATTGAGAAGTTTTATTACAACTAGAGCTGATATAGAATCCATTCGACTTATACTTGGAGAAAAAACTTATTTGATTGGTGCAAATAGAAATAATTTTAGTAGAGAGATTACTTACAACCTTTTAGAGTCTTTTGGTGAGCCTGTTTGGATTTCAACGCAAAATGTTGAGGTTGAAATTCTGGCAGGTAAATTCGAAAAATATTATTTTACTTTGGCTCGAAAAATTATTGATTTTAATACACTTAAAAATTATGGTTTTCTTTTGATTGACCTTGATGAAATGATTTTAGAACAGGCATATTCAAATATAAGGGAAGAAAATAATGGAGAAATTTTTATCTGTGATAAAGAAGGAAAAATTATAAGTCATGCTGATAAAAATAGAATAGGGAGTTTTATTAGTGATAAACCTTATGCTGCTCAGGTTGCTGAAAATAATAGTGGTTATGTAGAATATAAAAATAAAACTGATAAGCTTGCAATATATTCCACAATAGAAAATAGTGGTTGGAAAATTATAAAAACTATTTCAACAGATTATCTTTATAAAGAAATTAACCATATTCAAAACTATATCATTTATGTAGGGATATTTTATGGATTTTTAATTATTTTATTTATGATAATTTTTTCTTTTCGTTATACAAAGCCAATGTTTAGAATGATGGGAGTAATAGAGAAAGTTGAAAAAGGAGATTTAACTGTTAGAATGGATGTTAATTGTAATGATGAAATAGGTCAACTGGGTGATAGCCTAAATAATATGATAGACGAAATGCAGAATTTAATTAATAAATTAATTAAAGAAGAAAGAGAAAAAAAGGAGGTCGAACTGGAGGCTCTACATGCTCAGATAAATCCGCACTTTCTTCATAACACTCTAAATACAATTAAATGGATGGCCAAAATAAATGGTAATGAAAGTGTAAGTAAAGCTATTACAGCACTTGTAAAATTGTTAAGAATAAGTACCAATTTGGGTAAAGATATGATTACTTTGGAAGAAGAAATAGAATATGTCAAAAATTATTTGTTTATTCATAGACTTAGGTTTAATGAATCAATAATTGTTAATTTTAATATGGAAGAAGACTGTCTTGATCAAATGGTTCCTAAGTTTATCTTACAGCCTGTAGTAGAAAATTCTATTATTTATGGAATGGAAAATGACCAGGTAGAGTTAAGTATTATCATAAAAATATTTAAAAATAATGATAAGATAATTATTGAAATAATTGATAATGGTCCAGGTATAGACAATGAGACCTTAAAGAAAATTCTTACTACAGAATCTGATAGAAATAAATTTACAAAAGTGGGGCTAAATAATATTGATAGACGGTTAAAACTTTATTTTGGAAAGGAATATGGTGTTAAAATAAAATCTAAATTAGGTCAGGGTACAAAAGTGATCTTAATTTTACCAATCAAATAA
- a CDS encoding response regulator transcription factor — protein MYKVLIIDDEVLVRVGLKTTIDWQKIGFTVVADASDGEQGYAQYKKHQPDVIITDIKMPKENGLSMIEKIRKENKKVIILVLTVYDDFSYARKALKLGADDYILKSEVEDEELIELMTGIKEKIDKKNIAKTKKTEITRDSLKRSLFNDMLKNNFNINSKIKKRCKELDFAVSNTVFGLVSIIMNDLLVQEKKEKENIQKVNNAIANIIFDQLSSQNINFIYNNESNDYTLLLSSPELNKNKLKNILNSISNAAQQYFGVFVKIFHTNLFENVEAISSRYKFLIEKTNILFYKDFHKTFIKESSEIKFNRLNIFDLKKQYNQKFINFIGEKNLGQIEILNKKVKTFFEDNNIEPMIVKIFYSNLIADIFDNYEVVFKDNKKIKHFEYYHYRVMQFKDLDSVIELFYDLITAVIVEIDNCRYDNSKFIVSRALNYIQSNYDKPISLENIADGLHMSKNYLCNIFKEETGENTSLYINKVKIEKAKKMLLKKDYRIKELYEKVGFSNQYYFSKVFKKITGMTVTEYKKKNNL, from the coding sequence ATGTACAAGGTTCTAATTATAGATGATGAAGTACTTGTCAGAGTTGGCCTTAAAACTACTATTGATTGGCAAAAGATAGGATTTACTGTTGTTGCTGATGCTTCTGATGGTGAACAGGGATATGCACAGTATAAAAAACACCAACCAGATGTTATTATAACAGATATTAAAATGCCAAAGGAAAATGGATTATCAATGATTGAGAAAATTAGAAAAGAAAATAAAAAAGTTATAATTCTGGTTTTAACTGTTTATGATGATTTTTCTTATGCCAGAAAGGCTTTAAAACTTGGTGCCGATGACTATATTTTAAAATCAGAAGTAGAAGATGAGGAACTAATAGAATTAATGACAGGTATTAAAGAAAAAATTGATAAAAAAAATATAGCTAAGACAAAAAAGACAGAAATTACACGTGATTCTTTAAAAAGATCATTATTTAATGATATGTTAAAGAATAATTTTAATATAAATTCTAAAATAAAAAAGCGATGTAAAGAATTAGATTTTGCAGTTTCCAATACTGTTTTTGGTTTAGTAAGTATTATTATGAATGATCTCTTAGTTCAAGAAAAAAAAGAAAAGGAAAATATTCAGAAAGTAAACAATGCAATTGCAAATATAATTTTTGATCAACTTTCAAGCCAAAATATTAATTTTATTTATAACAATGAATCAAATGATTATACTTTGTTGTTGTCTTCTCCCGAACTTAATAAAAATAAATTAAAAAATATTTTGAATTCAATAAGTAATGCTGCACAGCAATATTTTGGTGTTTTTGTTAAGATTTTTCATACAAATCTTTTTGAAAATGTAGAAGCAATTTCTTCAAGGTATAAGTTTTTAATTGAAAAAACTAATATATTATTTTATAAAGATTTTCATAAAACTTTCATTAAAGAAAGTTCTGAGATAAAATTTAATAGATTAAATATTTTTGATTTAAAAAAGCAATATAATCAAAAGTTTATAAATTTTATTGGGGAGAAAAATTTAGGACAGATAGAGATTTTAAATAAGAAAGTAAAAACTTTTTTTGAAGATAATAATATTGAGCCCATGATTGTAAAAATATTTTATTCTAATTTGATTGCTGATATTTTTGATAATTATGAAGTAGTTTTTAAAGATAATAAAAAGATAAAGCATTTCGAATATTATCATTATAGGGTCATGCAATTTAAAGATTTAGATAGTGTAATAGAACTATTTTATGATTTGATTACTGCGGTTATTGTAGAGATAGATAATTGCAGGTATGATAATTCTAAATTCATTGTTAGTCGTGCTTTAAACTATATTCAAAGTAATTATGATAAACCAATATCATTAGAAAATATAGCTGATGGTCTGCATATGTCTAAAAATTATTTATGTAATATTTTTAAAGAAGAGACTGGTGAAAATACTTCTTTATATATCAATAAAGTTAAAATAGAAAAAGCTAAGAAAATGCTTTTGAAAAAAGATTATAGAATAAAAGAATTATACGAAAAAGTGGGATTTTCAAATCAATATTATTTTAGTAAAGTTTTTAAAAAAATAACAGGGATGACTGTTACAGAATATAAAAAGAAAAACAACTTATGA